A window of the Bdellovibrio sp. ZAP7 genome harbors these coding sequences:
- a CDS encoding DUF4423 domain-containing protein, whose protein sequence is MNIFDFHDYKHCINEWIASQPRNGHGQLRQMALHLNVNSVVMSQIFRGDRDLTAEQGLAISSFIGFTDLERDYFMLLIQKSRAGNRDLEAYFDKQLEQIRTAATALKNRVKHQKFTDEDKATFYSQWYFSAVRLGVSIPHLDSATAVAQYLNLDRALVSKVMDFLKSHELIVEKKGRLDIGPQVTHVGHDSPFVNRHHSNWRLKGLQAMESASEKNLFYSGPMALSQDAANEIRKILVETVEKATKKAAPSDSEVLRCLNIDWFEVGSKK, encoded by the coding sequence ATGAACATTTTTGACTTTCACGACTATAAACACTGCATCAACGAATGGATCGCAAGCCAGCCGCGCAACGGCCATGGACAACTTCGTCAGATGGCTTTGCATTTAAACGTGAACTCGGTGGTGATGAGTCAGATTTTTCGCGGTGACCGGGATTTAACTGCGGAGCAAGGTCTCGCTATTTCTTCTTTCATTGGCTTTACAGATTTAGAGCGCGATTACTTTATGTTGCTGATTCAAAAAAGCCGCGCTGGGAACAGGGATTTAGAAGCTTACTTTGATAAGCAGTTAGAGCAAATTCGCACGGCCGCTACTGCTTTAAAAAACCGTGTGAAACACCAAAAGTTCACCGACGAGGATAAAGCGACATTTTATTCCCAGTGGTATTTCAGTGCGGTTCGCCTGGGGGTATCTATTCCTCATCTCGATAGCGCCACTGCCGTTGCCCAGTATTTGAATTTAGACCGCGCCCTCGTCAGCAAGGTTATGGACTTTTTAAAAAGCCACGAATTGATCGTCGAAAAAAAGGGCCGTTTAGATATCGGCCCGCAGGTAACTCACGTGGGACACGACTCCCCGTTCGTCAATCGCCATCATTCCAATTGGCGTTTAAAGGGCCTGCAAGCGATGGAGAGTGCTTCGGAGAAAAATTTGTTTTACTCCGGTCCTATGGCATTATCCCAAGATGCGGCGAATGAAATCAGAAAAATTCTGGTGGAGACTGTCGAGAAGGCAACAAAAAAAGCTGCGCCTTCCGATTCGGAAGTTTTGCGCTGTTTGAACATCGATTGGTTCGAAGTGGGATCAAAAAAGTAA
- a CDS encoding TIGR02147 family protein yields the protein MPEKHFFSGRCTCKARMWQINLPHIMAKTLALARRCDYSIRMDKLTKENSKPFARVDFRIWLQQQFMARIKRNPRYSLRAFAKLLDMDPSSVSQIFSGKRNASTKVITKACNVLGAGIKQQESFIYKSKEKFKNSTHKSDSETDYELMAEDVFSIISDWYHFALLELINIDGFDSRPSWCARSLGISTFEAQSAIERMVRVGLLRYEEDTLVRTGKALTNFSPGMTSPAHKNLQRQIIEMALKAVDEIKSEDKDITAMTMAIDIKKLPEARKKIAKFRRELCDFLEDGEQTRVYQMAFQLYPVSK from the coding sequence TTGCCTGAAAAACATTTCTTTTCTGGTCGTTGCACATGTAAAGCACGGATGTGGCAAATAAATTTGCCACATATAATGGCAAAAACTCTTGCGTTGGCCCGCAGGTGCGACTATTCAATTCGCATGGATAAGTTGACTAAAGAAAATTCAAAACCATTTGCAAGGGTCGATTTCAGAATTTGGCTGCAGCAACAGTTTATGGCGCGTATTAAGCGCAATCCAAGATATTCTCTCCGGGCTTTTGCAAAGCTGCTGGATATGGATCCATCAAGTGTTTCTCAAATCTTTTCAGGTAAACGTAACGCTTCCACAAAAGTTATCACAAAGGCTTGTAATGTCTTGGGTGCCGGGATCAAACAGCAAGAATCTTTTATTTACAAATCTAAAGAGAAGTTTAAAAACTCAACTCATAAAAGTGACTCTGAAACAGATTATGAATTGATGGCTGAGGATGTGTTTTCGATCATCTCAGACTGGTACCACTTTGCATTGCTCGAATTAATTAATATTGATGGTTTCGATTCAAGACCATCATGGTGCGCACGAAGTCTGGGAATCTCAACTTTTGAGGCCCAATCAGCGATTGAGCGGATGGTTCGAGTTGGTCTTCTTAGGTACGAAGAAGATACTCTCGTTCGTACGGGTAAAGCTTTAACAAACTTTTCGCCGGGGATGACCTCTCCGGCACATAAAAACTTGCAACGTCAAATTATTGAAATGGCCCTGAAAGCGGTAGATGAGATTAAAAGTGAAGATAAAGATATCACCGCCATGACGATGGCGATTGATATTAAGAAACTTCCTGAGGCGAGAAAGAAAATCGCCAAGTTTCGACGCGAGCTCTGTGACTTCCTAGAAGATGGGGAGCAGACAAGAGTCTATCAAATGGCATTTCAACTTTACCCAGTATCAAAATAG
- the recG gene encoding ATP-dependent DNA helicase RecG, whose product MALRLDTQIMYLKGVGPKLGDLFARKGLKTLRDLFEFYPRAFEDQRAARNIASLKPDDIVSIKATVQAVHSVNMGRSTRKMYDVVVRDASGQIHCKYFRVPYKGYFERFKPFSEVRVVGKLTEYRGRLEFHHPDIRDIEGDEENQDALIPLYTEIEGLATAKIMKLVRAAFAQIEEWPEETLPKWMREKYNLKSRKDALMEIHHPLPDRAQEYVEYKSAAQRRLIFEEFFWLELFLAAKKAGFQKETAPLINNDGKKVSALEKSLPFPLTGAQKRVFGEIKADLEAGHPMHRLVQGDVGSGKTLVSFMAAVYAAESGFQSCLMAPTEILAEQHFKNAKKVLEPLGIRLSLLVGKTKASERKQILFDLKTGDTDLIIGTHALIEDEVEFENLGLAIIDEQHRFGVEQRGILKRKGNSPHFLVMTATPIPRTLAMTVYGDLDVSIIDEMPPGRSPIQTRAIFENKRSQALQFMLEQLQKGRQAYFVYPLVEESEKIDLKNAVEEFEKLKAQFPKVKFGLLHGKMKPDEKDQVMDQFRRHEIQVLVSTTVIEVGVDVPNANIMIIEHAERFGLSQLHQLRGRVGRGEHKSFCILIMGYAVSEEGKQRTEFMEKTNDGFKISEFDLEMRGPGEFMGTRQSGLAGFKMANLVRDMELLQQAREAAFEVLKKDPTLVWPDNRPMKQELLREHGPAALASIA is encoded by the coding sequence ATGGCCCTTCGTCTAGATACGCAAATTATGTACTTAAAAGGAGTGGGTCCCAAACTGGGAGACCTCTTCGCGCGCAAGGGCTTGAAAACCTTAAGGGACCTCTTTGAGTTTTACCCGCGAGCCTTCGAAGATCAAAGGGCCGCTCGTAACATTGCCAGTCTCAAACCGGACGACATTGTCAGCATCAAGGCCACAGTGCAAGCTGTCCACAGTGTCAATATGGGACGTTCAACTCGCAAAATGTACGATGTCGTCGTTCGCGATGCCTCTGGACAAATTCACTGCAAATATTTTCGTGTGCCTTACAAAGGTTACTTTGAACGCTTTAAACCTTTTTCCGAAGTGCGTGTTGTCGGTAAATTGACCGAGTACCGCGGTCGTTTGGAATTTCATCATCCCGATATTCGTGACATCGAAGGCGATGAAGAAAATCAAGATGCCTTGATTCCTCTGTACACAGAAATCGAGGGGTTAGCGACAGCGAAAATCATGAAGCTCGTGCGTGCTGCTTTCGCGCAAATCGAAGAATGGCCCGAGGAGACTCTGCCAAAATGGATGCGCGAAAAATATAATCTGAAATCCCGCAAAGACGCTTTGATGGAAATCCATCATCCTTTGCCGGATCGTGCGCAAGAGTATGTTGAATATAAAAGTGCAGCTCAACGTCGTTTGATTTTTGAAGAATTCTTTTGGTTGGAACTTTTCTTAGCTGCGAAAAAGGCTGGTTTTCAGAAGGAAACGGCACCTTTGATTAACAACGATGGCAAGAAAGTTTCCGCTTTGGAAAAGTCATTGCCATTTCCATTAACGGGCGCACAAAAACGCGTCTTTGGTGAAATCAAAGCTGATTTAGAAGCAGGTCATCCGATGCATCGCCTGGTTCAAGGGGATGTGGGGAGTGGTAAAACTTTGGTAAGCTTTATGGCGGCAGTGTATGCCGCTGAAAGCGGTTTCCAATCTTGTCTGATGGCGCCGACCGAGATTTTGGCCGAACAACATTTTAAAAATGCTAAAAAAGTTTTGGAGCCTTTGGGGATTCGTCTTTCATTGTTAGTCGGAAAAACCAAAGCTTCCGAGCGAAAACAGATTTTATTCGACCTTAAAACGGGTGATACCGATTTGATTATCGGAACTCACGCCTTGATCGAAGACGAAGTGGAGTTTGAAAACCTGGGCCTTGCCATCATCGACGAACAACATCGTTTCGGGGTTGAACAGCGGGGCATTTTAAAAAGAAAAGGAAACTCGCCACATTTCCTGGTGATGACAGCAACACCTATTCCGCGCACATTGGCAATGACCGTCTATGGAGACTTGGATGTTTCCATCATCGACGAGATGCCTCCGGGCCGCAGTCCAATTCAAACTCGTGCGATCTTTGAAAATAAGCGCTCGCAAGCGCTACAGTTTATGCTTGAGCAATTGCAAAAAGGCCGTCAGGCGTATTTCGTTTATCCACTGGTTGAGGAATCAGAAAAGATCGATCTGAAAAATGCCGTGGAAGAGTTTGAAAAACTGAAAGCGCAATTTCCTAAGGTGAAATTCGGCTTGTTACACGGAAAAATGAAACCAGATGAAAAAGATCAAGTGATGGATCAATTCCGTCGCCACGAAATTCAGGTTCTGGTTTCCACAACCGTGATCGAAGTGGGTGTCGACGTTCCGAATGCCAACATCATGATTATCGAACATGCCGAGCGTTTCGGTTTGTCACAACTCCATCAGCTCCGCGGTCGTGTGGGCCGGGGAGAGCACAAGTCCTTCTGTATTTTGATCATGGGCTATGCCGTTTCCGAAGAAGGCAAGCAGCGCACCGAATTCATGGAAAAAACCAACGACGGCTTTAAAATTTCAGAATTCGATTTAGAAATGCGCGGGCCAGGGGAGTTCATGGGAACTCGTCAATCAGGCTTAGCTGGATTTAAAATGGCCAATCTAGTGCGCGACATGGAGCTTTTGCAACAAGCCCGCGAAGCTGCCTTCGAAGTGCTTAAAAAAGATCCAACGCTCGTTTGGCCCGACAACCGTCCAATGAAACAAGAACTCCTGCGCGAACATGGCCCTGCCGCTCTTGCCTCAATCGCCTAG
- a CDS encoding HD-GYP domain-containing protein produces the protein MTDAQYFRIRLSTIRPDKVTSFDIFLQVDGKYIMYLRAGDKLSDGKIERLHARDTGDSFFVRTEDKQTYRDWVKEEMNSDKLDPFAKAKILRESSVALMEDLFENPDVNKALDESRPIITDFIDLMENAPEAMGFMISLSGHDFYTYNHSLDVSIYSLGLGKAMGYNPKELEELGVGALFHDIGKRNVSLDILCKKGGLTDAEWEQMKMHPQYGLVILNNHPNISDAIKAACFEHHESWSGNGYPQQLMGDEIHPFARIVAITDTYDAMTTQRSYNVPLTPIDAVTMMKEKLAGRYDPDMLKALYSVLFKIKVA, from the coding sequence ATGACCGATGCTCAATATTTCAGAATTCGCCTCAGTACTATCCGTCCTGATAAAGTCACCAGCTTTGACATCTTTTTGCAGGTGGACGGCAAGTACATCATGTACCTTCGCGCCGGAGATAAGCTCTCTGACGGCAAAATCGAGCGTCTGCATGCTCGTGACACAGGGGATTCATTCTTTGTGCGCACGGAAGACAAACAGACCTACCGTGACTGGGTTAAAGAAGAAATGAACTCTGACAAGCTGGATCCTTTTGCAAAAGCAAAAATCCTGCGCGAGTCGTCTGTTGCCCTGATGGAAGATCTTTTCGAGAATCCAGATGTGAACAAAGCCTTGGATGAGTCCCGCCCGATCATCACGGACTTCATCGATCTAATGGAAAATGCTCCGGAAGCCATGGGCTTTATGATCTCCCTTTCCGGTCATGACTTTTATACTTACAACCACTCCCTGGATGTCTCTATCTACTCCTTAGGTTTGGGTAAAGCCATGGGCTATAACCCCAAAGAATTGGAAGAGCTGGGTGTTGGCGCCCTTTTCCATGACATTGGTAAACGCAATGTAAGCCTTGATATTCTTTGCAAAAAAGGCGGACTGACGGATGCGGAATGGGAGCAAATGAAAATGCATCCCCAGTATGGTCTAGTCATCCTGAACAACCACCCCAATATCTCAGATGCCATTAAAGCAGCCTGCTTTGAGCACCATGAGTCCTGGTCTGGGAACGGATATCCCCAACAATTGATGGGTGACGAAATCCACCCGTTCGCTCGTATCGTGGCCATCACGGACACCTATGATGCCATGACAACTCAGCGCTCATATAATGTCCCACTTACGCCGATAGATGCAGTAACGATGATGAAAGAGAAATTGGCGGGTCGCTATGATCCCGACATGTTGAAAGCTCTTTACTCGGTACTCTTCAAAATTAAGGTTGCGTAG
- a CDS encoding c-type cytochrome domain-containing protein: MKTWVLLLQTAAISFALSGCGYAMEEMGLFKTGEIILKAPKVNEFSESLIDYYVVSKTSLKTCMDCHSSKAPILDTEERVYNVRDDIMATVEAGDMPPRRKGYEPLTACELKILQSYFDNKTNNRAAQRVKEIPECKSATKPTPAPTAEPTVTPSPTGSPLPPPPGAPPTPPKPPGPPGPPPGPPGPPPPPPPGGSPTPTPPPTNPLPQPDLGQLELSYKNLRLAFFDAKCLSCHSELAKRPKDPRLDSIAHILDAKDAFDKPIVVSGQGAESFLYKITVPGLTDGIMPPPRVNMQLTPAEADYLKRWIDAGMPE, translated from the coding sequence ATGAAAACGTGGGTTCTTCTTTTACAAACTGCTGCCATCTCTTTCGCCCTTTCGGGGTGTGGCTATGCCATGGAAGAAATGGGTTTGTTTAAGACCGGCGAAATCATTCTGAAAGCTCCGAAAGTAAACGAGTTCTCTGAATCCCTGATCGACTATTACGTCGTTAGCAAAACTTCGCTAAAAACTTGCATGGACTGCCACTCTTCCAAAGCTCCCATTTTGGATACGGAAGAGCGCGTGTACAATGTGCGCGATGATATCATGGCGACTGTTGAAGCGGGCGACATGCCTCCTCGTCGTAAAGGTTATGAGCCACTGACTGCGTGTGAACTTAAAATTCTTCAATCGTATTTCGATAACAAAACGAACAATCGCGCGGCTCAACGTGTGAAGGAAATCCCAGAGTGTAAGTCTGCGACAAAACCTACACCAGCTCCGACGGCAGAACCAACAGTGACGCCGTCGCCAACCGGCTCTCCACTGCCTCCGCCCCCTGGAGCACCACCGACTCCGCCGAAGCCACCGGGACCTCCGGGGCCACCACCAGGTCCTCCAGGCCCACCGCCTCCACCTCCGCCAGGTGGTTCGCCAACTCCGACTCCGCCACCGACGAATCCTCTTCCGCAACCGGATCTGGGTCAGCTGGAGTTGAGTTATAAAAATCTGCGCCTGGCTTTCTTTGATGCGAAATGCTTAAGCTGTCACAGTGAATTGGCAAAACGCCCTAAGGATCCTCGTTTGGATTCCATCGCTCATATCCTGGATGCGAAGGACGCTTTTGACAAACCGATCGTGGTTTCCGGTCAAGGTGCCGAGAGCTTCTTGTATAAAATCACAGTTCCGGGCCTTACTGATGGCATCATGCCTCCTCCGCGAGTGAACATGCAGTTGACTCCAGCGGAAGCGGACTATCTTAAACGTTGGATCGATGCAGGCATGCCGGAGTAA
- a CDS encoding ATP-binding protein — MTKKRLPWWIWVLCFAIFQINTHLSLNYIATTGASYFNFPVALAIPMTLWWGPGVLIPLFLNATICAPLWGVTNPLFYPLAALPETLHVALSWMLVKERFKTDGWSPSPKGISLYALYGIIIPSVLLSLGVQGILLGAGQINRDQFIWTSILNLIGNFMSGVILSLPLLILLTPWLDKKLLSKFVSTENVEMRWFHHLSRREKLVMVSLLAISLGISFKLPISQSWYAYGIVVLFCASWYGLKTAIFVNTWVSFLALAMPILMGNPWPQDFSAVQTPATLLTLCFSALMAGAAVSGLTDKIDRLRYTEQELKSAKEQAEEASRAKSEFLARMSHEIRTPLNSVLGMLELLKETNLSKDQERYLTLFSHAGENLKALINDLLDFSKIEAKALSIENITYNLHSTVRSVFEILQIKAEEKGLNFQLHIDEKVPLYQKGDPTRLRQVLFNLIGNALKFTEEGEVDIRVLIENENTAKPELVLEIRDTGIGIPREKQSSLFSPFFQAEATTTRRYGGTGLGLVISKNLVEIMGGTLELRSLAGRGTTFRIVLPHRPEEVSATEVKPAPIVNWAEQFAGRTFSLLLVDDSQDNRLLLTHYLKNQPFKFTEAVNGKEAVDKFKEGKYDLVFMDMQMPIMSGYKATEMIRHYERENRKGHTPIVALTATAVLEDLQRAIVAGCDMYMVKPVKKSEILTTLSHILTTKDPTNVAPSSPDSGAAPKERPSEPPPLNI, encoded by the coding sequence ATGACGAAGAAGCGTTTACCGTGGTGGATTTGGGTTTTGTGTTTTGCAATCTTCCAGATCAACACTCATCTCAGTTTAAATTATATCGCAACAACCGGGGCATCTTACTTTAACTTCCCGGTTGCGCTAGCCATTCCCATGACTCTGTGGTGGGGACCTGGCGTTTTAATTCCACTTTTTTTAAATGCGACGATCTGCGCGCCCTTGTGGGGAGTCACAAATCCGTTGTTCTATCCCCTGGCCGCGCTTCCTGAAACATTACACGTGGCTTTGTCCTGGATGCTGGTCAAAGAGCGCTTTAAAACAGATGGCTGGAGTCCTTCACCCAAGGGCATTTCCCTGTACGCCCTGTACGGAATCATCATCCCATCTGTTTTGCTATCGCTTGGCGTACAAGGAATACTGCTGGGTGCGGGTCAAATCAATCGCGATCAATTCATTTGGACGAGCATTCTAAATTTAATCGGTAACTTCATGAGTGGCGTGATTTTGTCACTGCCGCTTTTAATTTTGCTGACACCGTGGCTGGACAAAAAGCTTTTGTCAAAATTCGTTTCCACTGAAAATGTCGAAATGCGCTGGTTTCATCACTTGTCTCGTCGCGAAAAGCTGGTGATGGTTTCTTTGCTTGCGATCAGTTTGGGTATCAGCTTTAAACTTCCGATCTCCCAATCCTGGTATGCTTACGGCATCGTGGTTCTATTCTGTGCAAGTTGGTACGGTTTGAAAACTGCCATCTTTGTAAATACCTGGGTTTCATTTTTAGCTTTGGCCATGCCGATTCTAATGGGAAATCCCTGGCCCCAGGACTTTTCCGCGGTACAAACTCCCGCCACACTTTTAACTTTGTGCTTTTCAGCATTGATGGCCGGAGCCGCCGTTTCGGGATTAACAGACAAAATCGATCGTCTGCGCTATACCGAGCAGGAACTAAAATCTGCGAAAGAACAAGCCGAGGAAGCCTCTCGAGCGAAATCAGAATTCCTGGCTCGCATGAGTCATGAAATCCGCACGCCTTTAAATTCCGTCTTAGGGATGCTGGAACTTTTGAAAGAAACCAATCTTTCTAAAGACCAGGAACGCTATCTGACTTTGTTCAGCCATGCAGGTGAAAACCTAAAAGCCCTGATCAATGACCTTTTGGACTTTTCAAAAATCGAAGCCAAAGCCCTCTCGATTGAAAACATCACTTACAACCTGCACAGCACCGTGCGTTCGGTATTTGAAATACTGCAGATCAAAGCCGAAGAAAAGGGACTAAATTTTCAACTGCATATCGACGAAAAAGTTCCGCTTTATCAAAAAGGTGATCCCACTCGCCTGCGTCAGGTTTTATTTAATCTGATTGGCAATGCACTAAAGTTCACCGAAGAAGGTGAGGTCGACATTCGCGTGCTGATTGAAAATGAAAACACTGCCAAACCTGAACTCGTGCTAGAAATCCGTGACACCGGGATCGGTATTCCCCGAGAAAAACAAAGCAGTCTTTTCTCTCCGTTTTTTCAAGCAGAGGCGACCACAACTCGGCGCTATGGCGGCACAGGACTCGGGCTGGTCATTTCCAAAAATCTGGTGGAAATCATGGGCGGCACTCTGGAGCTTCGCAGTCTTGCGGGCCGCGGTACCACATTTAGAATTGTTCTGCCTCATCGACCTGAAGAAGTGAGTGCGACCGAAGTAAAACCAGCTCCAATTGTAAATTGGGCGGAGCAGTTTGCGGGAAGAACATTTTCGTTATTACTGGTGGATGACTCTCAAGACAACCGCCTGCTTTTGACCCACTATTTGAAAAATCAGCCATTTAAATTTACTGAAGCTGTAAATGGGAAAGAGGCAGTCGACAAATTTAAAGAGGGCAAATACGATCTGGTCTTTATGGACATGCAGATGCCGATTATGTCGGGCTATAAGGCCACAGAAATGATACGCCACTATGAACGAGAGAACCGCAAAGGGCACACGCCAATCGTGGCTCTTACGGCAACAGCGGTTCTTGAAGACCTCCAGCGCGCGATCGTCGCGGGTTGTGATATGTATATGGTGAAGCCCGTGAAGAAATCAGAAATCCTGACGACGCTTTCTCACATTCTGACGACGAAAGATCCTACCAATGTGGCGCCCAGCAGTCCGGATTCTGGTGCCGCTCCCAAAGAAAGACCTTCAGAGCCTCCGCCTTTGAATATTTGA
- a CDS encoding YiiD C-terminal domain-containing protein, whose product MEINTQDLIQILSDNIKLYEHLGITVETLNSHRAVLKVDLQKNLNHKGTAFGGSLYATGVMSAYALVLAGLKHYKIDTENIVIAKGVIEYLRPIDSDFRILCEFPSLDEEKSFYEELQDKKRVRRDLKVQIFKGGGSEGLSLGAAPESGLLGATLVGSFVVRM is encoded by the coding sequence GTGGAAATAAACACTCAAGATCTGATTCAAATCCTCTCTGACAATATCAAGCTTTACGAGCATTTGGGAATTACGGTGGAAACCTTAAATTCCCATCGTGCCGTTTTAAAAGTAGACCTGCAGAAAAACTTAAATCACAAAGGCACCGCTTTCGGTGGCAGTCTTTATGCGACGGGCGTGATGAGTGCTTATGCTTTGGTTTTGGCGGGATTGAAACACTATAAAATCGACACGGAAAATATCGTGATCGCAAAAGGTGTGATTGAATACCTGCGACCGATTGATTCCGATTTTAGAATTCTCTGCGAATTTCCCAGTCTCGACGAAGAAAAGTCTTTCTACGAAGAGCTTCAAGACAAGAAACGTGTGCGCCGAGATTTGAAAGTTCAAATATTCAAAGGCGGAGGCTCTGAAGGTCTTTCTTTGGGAGCGGCACCAGAATCCGGACTGCTGGGCGCCACATTGGTAGGATCTTTCGTCGTCAGAATGTGA
- a CDS encoding sulfurtransferase, which produces MRNILGALLILLAFVACQTKPTKITSEQGVVGAPEKLMEGSPVILDVRAPFEFNLSHVPGAINVRWEDFSSQDPNSRGVLQDDLFAIARRLSLIGIDPDAKVVILGKGSLGNGEEGRIAWTLNVLGVKNVHTALHTVARATNPKGDEPLVKNKSIWKPVVDESLFIDARNFKAYATHQLSPLKMTGKKKHKKTMDLPVSSLFGMNFNDAKSKVVILDVRASAEYGINNLTKYKNVKAPVVQLEWKEFFNEDNSVKKDIEKKLESKGITKDKIVMVISNHGVRSGAVTYALRESGFRQSVNFAGGYEQWK; this is translated from the coding sequence ATGAGAAATATTCTTGGCGCTTTGTTAATTCTTCTAGCCTTTGTTGCCTGCCAAACGAAACCTACAAAAATCACATCTGAACAGGGTGTGGTGGGTGCTCCCGAGAAGCTTATGGAAGGTAGTCCTGTCATTCTTGATGTCAGGGCGCCGTTTGAGTTCAATCTTTCTCATGTTCCGGGGGCGATTAATGTTCGCTGGGAGGATTTTTCTTCTCAGGATCCGAATTCCCGTGGGGTTTTGCAGGATGATTTGTTTGCGATTGCGCGCAGACTTTCTTTGATTGGTATTGATCCTGATGCCAAAGTTGTGATTTTGGGTAAAGGTTCTTTAGGGAATGGTGAAGAGGGGCGTATCGCTTGGACTTTGAATGTTCTGGGCGTTAAGAACGTTCACACCGCTCTTCATACGGTGGCTCGTGCGACAAATCCTAAAGGGGACGAGCCTTTGGTTAAAAATAAATCCATCTGGAAACCTGTGGTGGATGAGTCTTTGTTCATCGATGCTCGTAATTTCAAAGCCTATGCGACTCACCAGCTTTCTCCGTTAAAAATGACGGGTAAAAAGAAACATAAAAAGACCATGGATCTGCCAGTCAGTTCTTTGTTTGGAATGAACTTCAATGATGCGAAAAGTAAGGTCGTTATCCTGGATGTACGTGCATCGGCAGAGTACGGGATCAATAATTTGACGAAATATAAAAACGTCAAAGCACCCGTTGTGCAACTGGAATGGAAAGAGTTCTTCAACGAAGACAATTCCGTTAAAAAAGATATCGAGAAAAAATTAGAATCCAAAGGCATCACCAAAGACAAAATTGTGATGGTGATCAGCAACCATGGCGTGCGTTCCGGTGCCGTGACTTATGCCCTTCGTGAATCAGGTTTCCGTCAAAGTGTGAATTTTGCCGGAGGCTATGAACAGTGGAAATAA
- the lysS gene encoding lysine--tRNA ligase, translating to MSIQENPLRAEKRKKLHALREKGINPYPYSFENKTAIAEIVEKHAAGLQAGEKKPESVYRIAGRLMTLRAMGKACFFNVQDQSGTVQVYVKTEELAEKEKAAFELVDLGDIVGVEGYVFKSQKGEFSIYLKHFEILTKSIEPLPEKFHGVQDIEIKYRHRHLDLMTDADSRKVFETRSKIISEIRRFLDSRGFMEVETPTLQPIYGGAAATPFTTHHKALDMKLYMRISPELYLKRLLVGGFEKVYEISKNFRNEGIDRTHNPEFSLLEFYEAYTDYNYQMNQFEELVSQLALKITGSMKVSYQGKEIDFTPPWRRLTVHDGVREYAKIDPDKATDQELFDAVNKMGGDLDAPGKRGEMIMELFELTAEQHLFQPTFVMDHPKEISPLTKIHRGDDRLVERFEPFAACMEIGNSYSELNDPEDQLARLKEQEANRGNDEEAHPMDEDFLLAIDAGMPPTGGVGLGIERIVMILTDRPSIRDIIFFPTMRITK from the coding sequence ATGTCGATTCAAGAAAATCCGCTGCGCGCGGAGAAACGTAAAAAATTGCACGCCCTTCGCGAGAAGGGCATTAATCCTTATCCTTATTCTTTCGAGAATAAGACAGCGATCGCTGAGATCGTTGAAAAACACGCAGCGGGATTGCAGGCGGGCGAGAAGAAGCCTGAATCAGTTTACCGTATTGCAGGTCGATTGATGACTTTGCGTGCGATGGGTAAGGCTTGCTTCTTTAACGTGCAAGATCAGTCTGGAACAGTTCAGGTTTACGTAAAAACCGAAGAATTGGCAGAAAAAGAAAAAGCCGCATTTGAACTTGTGGACCTGGGCGACATCGTCGGTGTTGAAGGTTACGTTTTCAAATCGCAAAAAGGCGAATTCTCCATTTACCTAAAGCATTTCGAAATTTTGACGAAGTCTATCGAACCATTGCCAGAGAAATTCCATGGCGTGCAAGATATCGAAATCAAATACCGTCACAGACATTTGGATCTGATGACGGATGCCGATTCTCGTAAAGTTTTCGAAACTCGTTCTAAAATTATCTCTGAAATCCGCAGATTCTTGGATTCTCGCGGTTTTATGGAAGTGGAAACTCCAACACTTCAGCCAATCTATGGTGGTGCCGCGGCGACTCCGTTCACAACTCACCACAAAGCTTTGGATATGAAGTTGTACATGAGAATTTCGCCAGAGCTTTACTTGAAACGTCTTTTGGTGGGCGGCTTCGAGAAAGTTTACGAAATCTCTAAAAACTTCCGTAACGAAGGTATCGACAGAACTCACAATCCTGAGTTCTCTTTGCTTGAGTTCTACGAAGCGTACACGGACTACAACTATCAAATGAATCAATTCGAGGAACTTGTTTCCCAATTGGCTTTGAAAATCACGGGCAGCATGAAGGTTTCTTACCAAGGTAAAGAAATCGATTTCACGCCTCCTTGGAGACGTTTGACGGTTCACGACGGTGTTCGTGAATACGCGAAGATCGATCCAGATAAGGCAACGGACCAAGAGTTGTTCGATGCGGTTAACAAAATGGGCGGTGACTTGGATGCTCCAGGTAAACGCGGCGAAATGATCATGGAGTTGTTCGAGCTAACTGCAGAGCAACACTTGTTCCAGCCAACATTTGTTATGGATCATCCGAAAGAAATCTCTCCATTGACGAAAATTCACCGCGGTGATGATCGTCTGGTAGAGCGTTTTGAGCCCTTCGCAGCTTGCATGGAAATCGGCAACTCATACTCTGAGTTGAACGATCCAGAAGATCAATTGGCACGTTTGAAAGAACAAGAAGCCAACCGTGGTAACGACGAAGAAGCGCATCCAATGGATGAAGATTTCTTGTTGGCTATCGATGCCGGTATGCCACCAACAGGTGGTGTGGGTCTCGGAATTGAGCGTATCGTGATGATCCTTACAGATCGTCCTTCGATCAGAGATATTATCTTCTTTCCTACCATGAGGATAACTAAGTAG